TACTGCCTACGTCAGGAAGAATCCTACTACAAGGTTTGTTAGTTATACCAGGATTTCACGGGAAAGTTCGTTTAGCAAGAAATTTTTAATCGATCTAATGATATTGCTGTATGTACTGTACTCTAATAATGTAGAGGTAAATGTTTTACTTAGTTACTTAGttcaataaaaacaagaataaatgtgatacatttattttcaatgGTTTTTGGTGCTTCATGTCACATTCAGATTGCCTACAACAATACCTTTATTCAATTccaaaattagaaaataataccGATAATCATATTCATACAACAAAATCCTTTAATTTCTTATcttttaatttctaaaatatcCATCATTTCCACAGAGACTGGACACTAGAAGCCGGCGCGTTAGTTCTGGCAGATCGCGGCGTATGTCTCATAGATGAGTTCGACAAGATGAACGATGCTGACAGGACATCAATACACGAGGCCATGGAACAACAGTCTATTTCTATATCTAAAGCGGGTATTGTGACGTCTCTGCATGCTAGGTAAGGAAATAAGGAGATcgaaaatatcaattttttcTCTATGTTTCCTTTTTCGTAAACGTTTGCGCAGTAAAGTAGTCGGCGCAAACAACTTTGCGCACTTAAATATTTTGCGCAAAAATTGTGCAAAACAAAATCCTGAGACGAATTCTATGGATATGAGTAAAATGATttgatagtattatttagaaaaGAGCTAGCTCATCGCTCATATTTGCCATGTTAAGTATATCTAAAGAGCAATACATAATGCCCATGTTTTAACtacatattgaaaaaaaaaaaaacaactgtttacctacctactttttttatgttaagtttcAAAGTAGAAGTTGTTATGAAATGTGACATCTATTTTGACGGTGTGATAAACCCCAATTTCATTAGAGATATTCAACGATATAACTTATATCATCATGTATTCTTTGTTGGCCGTCCTTAAATAATACTAATACTCTTTTTCTACCCTCAGATGTTCAATAATAGCGGCCTCCAACCCTATAGGCGGTCGGTACGACGCGTCGCTGACGTTCTCTGAGAACGTGAACCTGTCGGAGCCCATACTGTCGCGGTTCGACGTGCTGTGCGTCGTGAGGGACGAGCCCGATCCCATGCAGGATGCACATCTCGCCaagtttgtattttaattatctgcctaggcttttcctaattatgttgggttcggcttccggTCTAAACTGAGTATGTGCGAGCGTGTTATAAGGAACGACTGGCTATCtcacctcctcagcccagttacttTCTGGATTCCGACTACCAGTAATACCTGCCAAAGGTGGCCAAGTGACAGTAAAGACCCACCATTTTTTAGAGTTATAGTGCCTTCCGAAACAGTGAAGAACTCGTTATAACAACATGGTCACTTACTGACCGCGCTAAGCGTTACTTATCCTTATTGTCGATCGATCCGCGCTCCATTAACTTAACAGTAAGCTCTTCTGAGCTAAATTAGCATTTAATacaacattaattattataaaattatgagATATGACTACAAACAGACAGGTAGGTCCGTAGAATAGAATAATTTAGCTAACCACCTTTCTACCCCCCAGGTTCGTGGTATCGTCCCACATCCGCCACCACCCCACCCAGCGCGGCACCACGCTAGAGGACAACGCGGCTCCCGACCCTGACTTCGTGCTGCCCCAGGACTTGCTCAAGAAGTACATCGTCTATTCTAGGGAGAATGTGCACCCTAAACTGCAGGTATGTCACCTTTTCATTATCTCTTTAGTGCTTTTAATGGGTTAAGTCCTTAAAAAATAGCTTTAAGTATGTACCTCTATTCTATTCAAGCCCAATTTCACCGACAGTCATTTATATAATTGGCTGGTTAAACAACAACGTTCTTTGCATGAAGCGAGATTTTTGTAAAATCTTTCTTAATCAACATTTTTTGGTATTTACGTCCCAAATTGAAAGGTTCATCTTCGTATATTGAACGGCTGTTTTACTTATCTTGTTAGTGAAAATAGGCCTTTGacatgttaaataaattatgggTAGTGGGTATATATTACATAATATTGAGAGTTTTGAAACAAACATTTATATAAACTAGTTTATATTGATATTTACCATGTATTTTACAGAATATGGATCAAGACAAGGTAGCTAAGATGTACAGTCAACTGCGTCAGGAATCTCTCGCCACCGGCAGTTTACCCATCACTGTTCGTCACATTGAATCAGGTACCTATATATCAATCGGTTTTCTATGTATATcctttttaaaggtttttttgaCTTAACTGAAGATCTTGATAGgagtacaaataatataatcgactgcttaaaataattattaaattgattaattcttattattgtatttacattggGGTTCAGCACTGAGCAATCTTTAGATTTAAGTGCATATTCAAATGGAGTATGTAGCTCTGCACGTCTGTTCTAACTCAAACATTTCTGTTTATGTTAAAATGAGCAATATGAAGAAATGAAATGACCGTTTGACTTACAGAACTACAATATACCTACGAAAttgtcacaaaataaaaaacttagtttatcaaaaatacataattaccaaccaataaaatctttttacaGTAATCCGCATGAGTGAGGCGCATGCCCGCATGCACTTGCGGCCGCAGGTGTCGGAGGAGGACGTCAACATGGCCATCCGCACCATGCTCGAGAGCTTCGTCGAGACGCAGAAGTACAGCGTCATGAGGGCTATGAGACAGGTACCTAGTTTTTATACCGTTTTTCAGAGGTTTTAACACCGTGTAACGGGCTACCTACATGGTAATTCACTTAAAAATCATCGCGCAGTTGGAACCTGCGCCCagtatgtaaaaaaagccagtatgggcaactagaatcaacctattcataatttttgacgttcataagtgcttgtaaaggcctaaatgaaagaaatgatttgacttttaagtacctaataaaaagaagaaactTTTAACTTGCTCTATAGTAGCTCCTAAAGGGATGACGCGTCAGGATGCGTTTTATTTGTATAGCCCAACTCCTacaaattttatgtaatgtaggaagtagttccctcgggagttgggtgaaaccacggggaaCAGTTAGAACACCTTAGATTTCATCATTCTTTATTTTTACCCAATTTGAATACCAATAAGGGTGAAGTTTGTATTCTACTAACTTCATAGTAACAAACCTCTTTCTTCCACAGACATTCCAAAAATACCTATCATACAACAAGAACCACAGTGAACTCCTGTATTACATCCTACGCCAACTCACAATGGACCAGCTAGCCTACATGCGAGGCCTTCACAACCACTCGCAGTCTACCATTGAGATTTCCGAACGAGACCTCTTAGAACGAGCAAGACAGATCAACATTTCTgacttaaaacctttttacgaTAGCAGGATATTCAAAATGAATAGCTTCACGTACGATGCTAAGAGGAAAGTTATTGTTCATGTATTGCCTGATATGCCTAGTGCATCTAGTGCGTCTTCTTAATAaagaatgtttcttttttttctatttttgatGTACTGTGTGAATTGTAGTAAATGGTTTGTTTACAAGGTATGAAACTCACTGtaaaattgtgttaattttcGTAGATTTTTTAGTAtcagttttgtatattttattaattctatGAAAGATGAAATGCAAGAAAACGTCTATATTGATtataatatttcacaataaaGTTACTTGTATTTGCTGAGATTAGATTCACTTTGTCACTGACGTCGCAATTCCAGTAAATGAAATATAAATCtcaattttattgttacaaaattaggTACCATTTATCTACAATCCACATAGTAGTACTGACATATTTACCGATACCCACCTTTTACAAAATCACTACAATTGTAACATAGCTTTAATGTTGCCTACAAAATGTCTTTGATTTAAGTCTTTTAGAATAAGCTTTAATTTCTCGATTTTTCTTTGATTCTGTGCTGAACTCAGACATGTTATAGGTCTCGTATGGATCAAGTTACTCTAATAATAGTGCAAGATCGAATATCCGTGAATAGAATAGTAGGTAGCTCTTGAAACTAGGTCATCTGACAGTCgaagttatttttaagactttctTTCCATATATAGTAATTGCGAGTCGATGATAACTAACATATAAAATGGGCaaaatcttcattttttttttttcaattcaaaaaggataattttaatgttttgtgttGTAGGTACAAAGTGTATGAGTAAACTAAGTGCCTTGGTTAAGTACAAACCCGATTGTTAGTTGTATTGTATCTAATTATGTTTTTCGTAATCAGTGATTTCAATttgtaattttctaaataaacaatttttgtaatcatgtttgtgtttattttattgctacgGCCATTCTTATCTATTGAACAGCCCGTAACTACTTTTAACAACTTATATAGTGTAATTAATTTCTCACCTTGTCGTTATCCATCGTATTTCTGCGCTTGACGTCAGaataatttactaaaaataaatggaaggCTTAAAATGGTTTTCAATAAAAGACTTGAATGCAATcccatttaaattatattttgttttatatcaaAATTCTTACATTTTGTCTATTTAAATCATGAGACTATGAAATTGAAGAGACATTTTACTATACAGTCTTAGAAAATATTACGTCTATgacatgtaaatatgtaattgaTAATTAACTTTAACTCTATGCTATATTAACACAGCAGTTTCACAAAGcacaaacaaaatgactaaaTTTCCACTAACTTAAGTCTGTTAgtcaattttaagtttaaatagaGTATTATATTAACATCAGCAAACTTTGGCTTCATTAAATAATTGTTCACACTTCATTTTTAATCATGTCAGTGGAAATAAAGCCTAacatatctaaataatattaaagatatAAATCTCTACAAACTCCCAATCCGTTCATACACACATATAATTACTTTTAGCATCTTATAGAATCATTTTAAACTACAAACATTCAACAAGTTCACAGCATTAAATAATTAGGAAGAATGGCGCCAAACCCATTTAGCTCTTTTCTAACATCaaatttccttttttaaattacttttaatcgAATCTACGAAAACCAGTGTTCCGTTTATAATCTGCTATTGATTACACAAAGGCTGAATGAGAAAGTGCCACtacatacacaaaaaaatagattataaaCATTGTCTGCAAGTTAAAAATATCTTAAGAACAGTGTCACATATTATACTAAGTCCTTATTTTTAATGTCCAGCATTATGAAATCTTCTGGTGATGGTTAAACCTACATGCAATGTCACTTGGGATGAACTTACAACTGGTACTGTTACAAACCTCTTTTCtaacaattatattataatgagAATTGATACAAGATTAAATAATAgtacaaaatattaagaatGAATGctattcttatcaaaatttgttagaaaaataagattaacattttaaatcaaataGGTTTTATCCATCAAGTATACTAAAGCCTGCTTTACAAATGAGCACACATCATATAACTTCTCTATATTCTGAATATGACTTGATTGAATTATGTACATTTACGGATGAGAAGCGAATGCAATTTATAAGTACCAGTTGTGAAGTACAGCGCGCTGACTATCTCCTTAACAATCTGAGCAGGATTCGGACCCGCTGCTGCTCTCGCTGTCACTCTCCGAGTCACTGCTGCTGTCGCTCCCCGAGTCGTCCGAGCTACAGGAGTCTGATCCTGAAGAGCTACCGGAAGAACTGTTGTCTGAGCAATCGGCGCAGTCATTGGTGCGTTTCTTTTTGTTTGGTATCTTGCAACTGCCATTGCTGCAGAAGGAATAAAAATAGGTGATCAATATAAAAGGCTAAAAGAAACCATGTGCTTTGTGTAACCAGTGAGACAATGGCTTACTGATGTAGTAGTCTGACAACTGATAGCAGAAGAACAGAACGAATATAGCACAGCTTTGAAATAATTTACACACATATTATACCTCCTAAGAAAAAAGTTTAAGATTTAAAAGTCAgtaaaatcggtaaaaaaatgAGGGTAAGTCAAAAAAACGAAAATGTATAAATCTGCCATATTCCTGTAAATTGCAATTGCCTGGATGGTCATTGAACTAGTTTATCAAAATAGTTAGGAGTGGAAAAGCCTCTAGCAAGGCCTTCATCCCCTGAGGGATGATCTCATCATCAAATATGCCATGTGCtttgaaaatgttgaatatACAATTCTTGTTAATACATTGCTTACGTTAGCCACTAGTAACTTCAAGATAGTAAAATACATGAACACACCACTCCTGCACATGTACATTTAGCTAGCATCGGAGAAGTAAAGTTATTTGATGGGAACAGTACACAGTTGTCTGCGTGGTATACATTATCCAACTTCTACTAACATCATCAAATACAACTGAATCTTGCATATTAGATTCTATTCAATTATAAATTACactaaattcaaaataagaataaaatatttttttagatggtGGGTAGGtaagacaattttattttgtagcctTAAGTGACCAGGCATTTACcatcataatttaaattataccaataaaatccaataaataatatgtggaaattaatattaactattagaaattaattaacaaaatagatTCTTTATTAATCTTCTAAGTAGAACCTATTAGAAACATATTGAGGGTAGGACATTTTTCTAGAAAAATCGAATGAATCTAAAAACTGAATAACGAAGGGAAGTTACCTGCAGGATCCCTGTTCCCGAGATTTCAGGTTCTTCTTTAGTACCTGCGTGCTCGAAGGACGCACCAATATCTTGCGCTTGCCCTTACACTCGTAACTCCAGTGCCCGTATTCCAAGCATTTCTGGCAACGGATCCCTTGTGGAAAGGCCGCCGCCAACGCAGCTTGtctagaaaaacaaaacaatatcaatAACAAGCAAAACCCCACAATAATCTACAAGAAAAACGGAGGGAACAAATGGTTTACTTTTTCTTTTGCGCCTGATGCCTGTTATAAGTTCCCAGAGTCATGGTGGAATTTTCCAGTTAACGGCTCAAAAATTATATGTCGGTAGGTGAAAATCACTTAAACACAAACTGCAAGGTGACTATCGCGCGCTAATGCTCCCAAAATACGAATGAATTATCACAAAATCGCAGAAAAAAGAAGCAtggaaaataaaaagatttgtcAACTTGTCGTTGTCAAACACAGCAGCACagattaacaaaagaaaaaagatttttatcaaTGGCATGTCTCTGTGGTGAATCCAAACGTTTTTAGCTCCAAACCAAATCTttcattcttttttattttataacttgaaACTAAAACCCTCAACTAAAACATATTATAGTTTATAATAGTCTTATAACTTATAATTTTGAAGTTAAATAGACCAATTTTTCGACACttagttttaagtttctttttatgtaagtactagcgacccgctccggcctCGCACGGGATAACGGTATTAGTAAATAGTAGGGTAATACGACCCGTATTACCCTACTATTTAGAACGTATTACCCTACTATTTAatatatgttattatacatataccttcctttttaatcactctatctattaaaaaacagcgcatgaaaatcggttgtgtagttttaaaattttaagcggtcaaagggacatagggacagaaaaagcgactttgctttatactatgtagtgataaatGTAGTTCATTTTAAAGTAACAATTATGTttcacacaaataaatatttccaataTAAAAAATTGACGCTGAAGttagataattattttcttgCACCAAGAGCTTTTATTCTTTCCCATGGCACTTAAGTTCACTCGACATAGCACCCACTTGCTTACACCTCagataaaataatagtaatGTATTTCATCAacaaaagaaagaagaagaaattgaaatttcttcGTATGACCTCTGGCCATTGGTTCCACCAATCCAACATAGTTTTGAATGCAATACAATGATAATTTTCCCCCTTGCAGTTCATAGTTGAATATACCTACCAAGCGATAAGTTATGTTTTTGAgaaattctcaaaaaaaaattctcaaaaagatattcaaagaaaaaaaaagatcctGACGAATTGAGAATTTCCTCCTTTTTGGGGAGTCGGTTAAAGAGCAtttaaatagttaaataaaatatgtgatctACAATAAAACTAACTTTTCAAGTCagttaaacacaataaaatattagaaaactTGTGCCAAAAACATTTTACCACTCTCCTCCAGAAATTTTATGAGTCACACTTTTTGTATCGCAACCGAAGGAGGAGTTTCGTAAGGCTTTCCTTGTTTATTATTTAGCGAGCAGGGTTGATCGACCAATTTGATATTACCGTAGAAACTGGTTTTTGGCATGAGTCACCAACAAGAATTTCTAAAAGACAAACAAAAGAGTGTGGAACGAAACGCTTTCTGTCCAAGTTGACAGTTATTACGTGGAGATGTAAGCAGTCTGTGGTTAAAAGTTTTTCAATCAGCTGCGCGCACctcgtaataaaatataagaatttcataataaaaataaatagccgGTTTTCGGTTTGAAATGTCCAGAAATAATTCGGCTGTAATACAATGTCGGACTGGTATTGGCGGGCAATTGCTTTAAAGGCAGCCTTCGCGTTAACTTTATTCGTTTGTAGTGTACGTGCCGAGGATACTGTGCCAAAGTTACCGTACTGCAATCCCAATAATGAAAAAGACAGTAAAGTTTTTAATGAGTGAGTTTTACTATAGTATTTTCTATTCAGCCTACGTCccatgtgtaaaaaaaaagaatgcaGCATAGTTAAACTTCATGAGAGTTTATTGCtatcaaaagttttgtttacaaaacaattGGAGTAAATCTACTGATACGATACGAAAACAGGTTTTTGATATCgtgcaaaaagttttattagtcATCGTGCACAGCTTACATTCGCTGAAAAGTGTATAAAAGAAgtttttcaaaacttttcagCCTGTATGAACATGTTTGGACTTgctcacatttttattctagaaTATACCAAGCCTAGAGTGTGGTATCAAAAATAtggctgaaaataaatatgttttatgttatttagtATTGATATGTAAACACAGCTTAAAAACAGTGTATAAAACAACAATGtacaatcattattttaagctaTGATAAGTTATCTCTTTTGCTTATCCAAATCACTGCTTGAGGTTT
The window above is part of the Helicoverpa zea isolate HzStark_Cry1AcR chromosome 21, ilHelZeax1.1, whole genome shotgun sequence genome. Proteins encoded here:
- the LOC124640926 gene encoding zinc finger CCHC domain-containing protein 10 — its product is MTLGTYNRHQAQKKKQAALAAAFPQGIRCQKCLEYGHWSYECKGKRKILVRPSSTQVLKKNLKSREQGSCSNGSCKIPNKKKRTNDCADCSDNSSSGSSSGSDSCSSDDSGSDSSSDSESDSESSSGSESCSDC